GCCGGCGAGCCCGCCGGTGAGCTGGTGTTCTTCCTGCACGACGAAGTCATGGTCCACTGCCCCGACGGTTCAGTGGACGCGTGCATCCAGGCAATCGAGGCGGCCGCCGCAGCCGCCAAGGAACTGCTGTTCGGCCCCATTCCGGTGGAATTTCCGGTGAGCGTGGCCGTGGTGGACTCCTACGACAAGGCAAAATAGCCCCTGGAAGTCGCTCTCTGTAACGTACCCGCGGGTAGCTTTGTGAACTGTCTCACCTCCCGGTTAAGCTGAATTAGCCGGTCCGCAGCAGTGGCAGTGCAGCACCGAAAAGGACCGGCCGATGCAACGACGCATGGATTTTTGGGGAGGCACCACAGAGTGGCTGGCACATTTGAAATTGTTAGTACGGAGGAAGAGGCTTTCTACTTCCGGCTCACGGCCGACGACGGCACGTTAGTGGCGGTATCGCCACGGTTTAAAACTTTAAAGGGCGTGGTTGCAGGCATTAATGCCGTCCGTGAGAACGCTGCAACAGGCCTGGTGGTGAACCGTTCCCGACCGAAATTGGCGTCCGGCTAACCGCCCGCCGGACGCGCGCCGGCAAGCTCAGCCGCCCGAATCACGCCTTAGTCGAGATCACACATCGATCCGGTGCAGCCGGGTACGGTCCCAGGGAACCGACCAGCCCACGTGATCGAAGAGTTCGTTCAGGATCATTCCGGTAAACCCCCAGACCACCAGCTCGTTCACCGCAAAGGCAGGGCTAAGGAAGGTCTGGCCGGCGCGGCTGACGGTAGCCATGACCCGGTTGTCGGGATCCAACAGGTCCCGCACCGGGACCCGGAACACCTGGGCGGATTCGCCGTAGTCGACTACGCGGATGGGCGACGGCGAACGCCACCAGGCCAGGACCGGTGTCACCAGGAAGTTCCCGCGGGGCAGCGCCAGCTGCGGCATGGCCCCGAGGACCTCCACGCCAGCGGAATCGAGCCCGGTTTCCTCCTCGGCCTCGCGGAGTGCCGCTTCGATGGGTGATTCGCCGGGGTCGATTCCGCCGCCGGGGAACGCCACCTGGCCTGGGTGGTCATCCAGGGTGTGGGCCCGTTCCAGCAGGAGAACGTCAAGATCGGCCGGGGCGAGCTGCTTTGCGGACGCCGCAGGGACGTTATCCAGCGCGCCGAACAGCATCAGCA
This genomic window from Arthrobacter sp. 24S4-2 contains:
- a CDS encoding YegP family protein; the protein is MAGTFEIVSTEEEAFYFRLTADDGTLVAVSPRFKTLKGVVAGINAVRENAATGLVVNRSRPKLASG
- a CDS encoding CoA pyrophosphatase, whose amino-acid sequence is MTARQDLVDLIAAIDAGSGPARNPYWRELTVDDSVARKAAVLMLFGALDNVPAASAKQLAPADLDVLLLERAHTLDDHPGQVAFPGGGIDPGESPIEAALREAEEETGLDSAGVEVLGAMPQLALPRGNFLVTPVLAWWRSPSPIRVVDYGESAQVFRVPVRDLLDPDNRVMATVSRAGQTFLSPAFAVNELVVWGFTGMILNELFDHVGWSVPWDRTRLHRIDV